A window from Larimichthys crocea isolate SSNF chromosome XXIII, L_crocea_2.0, whole genome shotgun sequence encodes these proteins:
- the snx16 gene encoding sorting nexin-16 isoform X1 — protein MASPFVPVPVPMDRALSGGSSKLRRPQRASSLGSVSSSSSCSSIIRVAGDDHGRGLGSQRQSRGIDRVSRSRTPPPGQSPVTRARVNGTLEPSVEYSSCPRSISDPVGSQQGEERPITPTVLGYEVMEERAKFTVFKVLVRKTPDESWVVFRRYTDFSRLNDKLKDMFPGFRLSLPPKRWFKDNYDSDFLEDRQLGLQAFLQNLVAHKDIANCLAVREFLCLDDPPGPFDSLEESRAFCETLEESNYRLQRELLEKQKEIGALKRRLEEREQAIRLLEKQINGECVSPESLCGLSAQGSESSADADVESSAAEADQDMPDDAGNMHPTVKVCTIIGRCEVQPVRSSACWCGPSLSTSPPVIQVTQLYHQKLEH, from the exons ATGGCGTCACCCTTTGTGCCTGTCCCCGTACCCATGGACAGAGCCTTGTCGGGAGGTAGCAGCAAGCTCAGACGGCCGCAGCGGGCTTCATCACTAGGCAGCGTCTCCAGCAGCTCGTCCTGTTCCTCTATCATCAGGGTGGCTGGGGATGACCACGGAAGAGGATTAGGTTCTCAGCGTCAATCCCGCGGCATTGACAGAGTCAGCCGGAGCAGGACACCGCCACCTGGCCAGAGCCCAGTGACACGGGCCAGGGTGAACGGGACTCTGGAGCCGTCTGTAGAGTACTCTAGCTGTCCCCGCTCCATATCGGACCCTGTTGGGAGCCAGCAAGGCGAGGAGAGGCCTATTACCCCCACTGTGCTGGGGTATGAGGTTATGGAGGAGAGGGCCAAGTTTACG GTATTTAAGGTCCTGGTCAGGAAGACTCCAGATGAGAGCTGGGTTGTTTTTAGAAGGTACACAGACTTCTCCAGACTCAACGACAAG ctgaaGGACATGTTCCCAGGCTTCCGCCTCTCGCTCCCCCCAAAGCGGTGGTTCAAAGACAACTATGACAGCGACTTCTTGGAAGACAGACAGTTGGGACTACAGGCCTTTTTGCAAAACCTGGTTGCACATAAGGACATTGCCAACTG TCTGGCTGTGAGAGAGTTTCTGTGTCTGGATGACCCACCTGGGCCTTTTGATAGTCTGGAGGAGAGCAGA GCGTTCTGTGAGACTCTGGAAGAGAGCAACTATCgtctccagagggagctgctcGAGAAGCAGAAGGAGATCGGCGCCCTGAAGAGGAGGCTAGAGGAGAGGGAACAGGCCATCCGGCTACTGGAAAAGCAAATCAA tggtgagtgtgtgagccCAGAGTCACTGTGTGGTCTGTCAGCTCAGGGCAGTGAGAGCAGTGCAGATGCAGATGTGGagtcctctgctgcagaggctgATCAGGACATGCCTGATGACGcggg taaCATGCATCCCACTGTTAAAGTTTGTACTATAAT TGGCAGGTGTGAGGTCCAGCCGGTGCGATCATCTGCCTGTTGGTGTGGGCCGTCGCTCAGCACCTCTCCTCCGGTCATCCAGGTCACTCAGCTTTACCACCAGAAACTGGAGCACtaa
- the snx16 gene encoding sorting nexin-16 isoform X5, giving the protein MASPFVPVPVPMDRALSGGSSKLRRPQRASSLGSVSSSSSCSSIIRVAGDDHGRGLGSQRQSRGIDRVSRSRTPPPGQSPVTRARVNGTLEPSVEYSSCPRSISDPVGSQQGEERPITPTVLGYEVMEERAKFTVFKVLVRKTPDESWVVFRRYTDFSRLNDKLKDMFPGFRLSLPPKRWFKDNYDSDFLEDRQLGLQAFLQNLVAHKDIANCLAVREFLCLDDPPGPFDSLEESRAFCETLEESNYRLQRELLEKQKEIGALKRRLEEREQAIRLLEKQINGECVSPESLCGLSAQGSESSADADVESSAAEADQDMPDDAGAAPI; this is encoded by the exons ATGGCGTCACCCTTTGTGCCTGTCCCCGTACCCATGGACAGAGCCTTGTCGGGAGGTAGCAGCAAGCTCAGACGGCCGCAGCGGGCTTCATCACTAGGCAGCGTCTCCAGCAGCTCGTCCTGTTCCTCTATCATCAGGGTGGCTGGGGATGACCACGGAAGAGGATTAGGTTCTCAGCGTCAATCCCGCGGCATTGACAGAGTCAGCCGGAGCAGGACACCGCCACCTGGCCAGAGCCCAGTGACACGGGCCAGGGTGAACGGGACTCTGGAGCCGTCTGTAGAGTACTCTAGCTGTCCCCGCTCCATATCGGACCCTGTTGGGAGCCAGCAAGGCGAGGAGAGGCCTATTACCCCCACTGTGCTGGGGTATGAGGTTATGGAGGAGAGGGCCAAGTTTACG GTATTTAAGGTCCTGGTCAGGAAGACTCCAGATGAGAGCTGGGTTGTTTTTAGAAGGTACACAGACTTCTCCAGACTCAACGACAAG ctgaaGGACATGTTCCCAGGCTTCCGCCTCTCGCTCCCCCCAAAGCGGTGGTTCAAAGACAACTATGACAGCGACTTCTTGGAAGACAGACAGTTGGGACTACAGGCCTTTTTGCAAAACCTGGTTGCACATAAGGACATTGCCAACTG TCTGGCTGTGAGAGAGTTTCTGTGTCTGGATGACCCACCTGGGCCTTTTGATAGTCTGGAGGAGAGCAGA GCGTTCTGTGAGACTCTGGAAGAGAGCAACTATCgtctccagagggagctgctcGAGAAGCAGAAGGAGATCGGCGCCCTGAAGAGGAGGCTAGAGGAGAGGGAACAGGCCATCCGGCTACTGGAAAAGCAAATCAA tggtgagtgtgtgagccCAGAGTCACTGTGTGGTCTGTCAGCTCAGGGCAGTGAGAGCAGTGCAGATGCAGATGTGGagtcctctgctgcagaggctgATCAGGACATGCCTGATGACGcggg TGCTGCTCCAATCTGA
- the snx16 gene encoding sorting nexin-16 isoform X2, with amino-acid sequence MASPFVPVPVPMDRALSGGSSKLRRPQRASSLGSVSSSSSCSSIIRVAGDDHGRGLGSQRQSRGIDRVSRSRTPPPGQSPVTRARVNGTLEPSVEYSSCPRSISDPVGSQQGEERPITPTVLGYEVMEERAKFTVFKVLVRKTPDESWVVFRRYTDFSRLNDKLKDMFPGFRLSLPPKRWFKDNYDSDFLEDRQLGLQAFLQNLVAHKDIANCLAVREFLCLDDPPGPFDSLEESRAFCETLEESNYRLQRELLEKQKEIGALKRRLEEREQAIRLLEKQINGECVSPESLCGLSAQGSESSADADVESSAAEADQDMPDDAGGRCEVQPVRSSACWCGPSLSTSPPVIQVTQLYHQKLEH; translated from the exons ATGGCGTCACCCTTTGTGCCTGTCCCCGTACCCATGGACAGAGCCTTGTCGGGAGGTAGCAGCAAGCTCAGACGGCCGCAGCGGGCTTCATCACTAGGCAGCGTCTCCAGCAGCTCGTCCTGTTCCTCTATCATCAGGGTGGCTGGGGATGACCACGGAAGAGGATTAGGTTCTCAGCGTCAATCCCGCGGCATTGACAGAGTCAGCCGGAGCAGGACACCGCCACCTGGCCAGAGCCCAGTGACACGGGCCAGGGTGAACGGGACTCTGGAGCCGTCTGTAGAGTACTCTAGCTGTCCCCGCTCCATATCGGACCCTGTTGGGAGCCAGCAAGGCGAGGAGAGGCCTATTACCCCCACTGTGCTGGGGTATGAGGTTATGGAGGAGAGGGCCAAGTTTACG GTATTTAAGGTCCTGGTCAGGAAGACTCCAGATGAGAGCTGGGTTGTTTTTAGAAGGTACACAGACTTCTCCAGACTCAACGACAAG ctgaaGGACATGTTCCCAGGCTTCCGCCTCTCGCTCCCCCCAAAGCGGTGGTTCAAAGACAACTATGACAGCGACTTCTTGGAAGACAGACAGTTGGGACTACAGGCCTTTTTGCAAAACCTGGTTGCACATAAGGACATTGCCAACTG TCTGGCTGTGAGAGAGTTTCTGTGTCTGGATGACCCACCTGGGCCTTTTGATAGTCTGGAGGAGAGCAGA GCGTTCTGTGAGACTCTGGAAGAGAGCAACTATCgtctccagagggagctgctcGAGAAGCAGAAGGAGATCGGCGCCCTGAAGAGGAGGCTAGAGGAGAGGGAACAGGCCATCCGGCTACTGGAAAAGCAAATCAA tggtgagtgtgtgagccCAGAGTCACTGTGTGGTCTGTCAGCTCAGGGCAGTGAGAGCAGTGCAGATGCAGATGTGGagtcctctgctgcagaggctgATCAGGACATGCCTGATGACGcggg TGGCAGGTGTGAGGTCCAGCCGGTGCGATCATCTGCCTGTTGGTGTGGGCCGTCGCTCAGCACCTCTCCTCCGGTCATCCAGGTCACTCAGCTTTACCACCAGAAACTGGAGCACtaa
- the snx16 gene encoding sorting nexin-16 isoform X3 has translation MASPFVPVPVPMDRALSGGSSKLRRPQRASSLGSVSSSSSCSSIIRVAGDDHGRGLGSQRQSRGIDRVSRSRTPPPGQSPVTRARVNGTLEPSVEYSSCPRSISDPVGSQQGEERPITPTVLGYEVMEERAKFTVFKVLVRKTPDESWVVFRRYTDFSRLNDKLKDMFPGFRLSLPPKRWFKDNYDSDFLEDRQLGLQAFLQNLVAHKDIANCLAVREFLCLDDPPGPFDSLEESRAFCETLEESNYRLQRELLEKQKEIGALKRRLEEREQAIRLLEKQINGECVSPESLCGLSAQGSESSADADVESSAAEADQDMPDDAGEKSRSDTIHKSPELCSRWLTLF, from the exons ATGGCGTCACCCTTTGTGCCTGTCCCCGTACCCATGGACAGAGCCTTGTCGGGAGGTAGCAGCAAGCTCAGACGGCCGCAGCGGGCTTCATCACTAGGCAGCGTCTCCAGCAGCTCGTCCTGTTCCTCTATCATCAGGGTGGCTGGGGATGACCACGGAAGAGGATTAGGTTCTCAGCGTCAATCCCGCGGCATTGACAGAGTCAGCCGGAGCAGGACACCGCCACCTGGCCAGAGCCCAGTGACACGGGCCAGGGTGAACGGGACTCTGGAGCCGTCTGTAGAGTACTCTAGCTGTCCCCGCTCCATATCGGACCCTGTTGGGAGCCAGCAAGGCGAGGAGAGGCCTATTACCCCCACTGTGCTGGGGTATGAGGTTATGGAGGAGAGGGCCAAGTTTACG GTATTTAAGGTCCTGGTCAGGAAGACTCCAGATGAGAGCTGGGTTGTTTTTAGAAGGTACACAGACTTCTCCAGACTCAACGACAAG ctgaaGGACATGTTCCCAGGCTTCCGCCTCTCGCTCCCCCCAAAGCGGTGGTTCAAAGACAACTATGACAGCGACTTCTTGGAAGACAGACAGTTGGGACTACAGGCCTTTTTGCAAAACCTGGTTGCACATAAGGACATTGCCAACTG TCTGGCTGTGAGAGAGTTTCTGTGTCTGGATGACCCACCTGGGCCTTTTGATAGTCTGGAGGAGAGCAGA GCGTTCTGTGAGACTCTGGAAGAGAGCAACTATCgtctccagagggagctgctcGAGAAGCAGAAGGAGATCGGCGCCCTGAAGAGGAGGCTAGAGGAGAGGGAACAGGCCATCCGGCTACTGGAAAAGCAAATCAA tggtgagtgtgtgagccCAGAGTCACTGTGTGGTCTGTCAGCTCAGGGCAGTGAGAGCAGTGCAGATGCAGATGTGGagtcctctgctgcagaggctgATCAGGACATGCCTGATGACGcggg GGAGAAGTCTCGTTCTGATACCATCCACAAGTCTCCTGAGCTTTGCAGCCGGTGGCTCACCCTCTTCTGA
- the snx16 gene encoding sorting nexin-16 isoform X4: MASPFVPVPVPMDRALSGGSSKLRRPQRASSLGSVSSSSSCSSIIRVAGDDHGRGLGSQRQSRGIDRVSRSRTPPPGQSPVTRARVNGTLEPSVEYSSCPRSISDPVGSQQGEERPITPTVLGYEVMEERAKFTVFKVLVRKTPDESWVVFRRYTDFSRLNDKLKDMFPGFRLSLPPKRWFKDNYDSDFLEDRQLGLQAFLQNLVAHKDIANCLAVREFLCLDDPPGPFDSLEESRAFCETLEESNYRLQRELLEKQKEIGALKRRLEEREQAIRLLEKQINGECVSPESLCGLSAQGSESSADADVESSAAEADQDMPDDAGSAAPI; encoded by the exons ATGGCGTCACCCTTTGTGCCTGTCCCCGTACCCATGGACAGAGCCTTGTCGGGAGGTAGCAGCAAGCTCAGACGGCCGCAGCGGGCTTCATCACTAGGCAGCGTCTCCAGCAGCTCGTCCTGTTCCTCTATCATCAGGGTGGCTGGGGATGACCACGGAAGAGGATTAGGTTCTCAGCGTCAATCCCGCGGCATTGACAGAGTCAGCCGGAGCAGGACACCGCCACCTGGCCAGAGCCCAGTGACACGGGCCAGGGTGAACGGGACTCTGGAGCCGTCTGTAGAGTACTCTAGCTGTCCCCGCTCCATATCGGACCCTGTTGGGAGCCAGCAAGGCGAGGAGAGGCCTATTACCCCCACTGTGCTGGGGTATGAGGTTATGGAGGAGAGGGCCAAGTTTACG GTATTTAAGGTCCTGGTCAGGAAGACTCCAGATGAGAGCTGGGTTGTTTTTAGAAGGTACACAGACTTCTCCAGACTCAACGACAAG ctgaaGGACATGTTCCCAGGCTTCCGCCTCTCGCTCCCCCCAAAGCGGTGGTTCAAAGACAACTATGACAGCGACTTCTTGGAAGACAGACAGTTGGGACTACAGGCCTTTTTGCAAAACCTGGTTGCACATAAGGACATTGCCAACTG TCTGGCTGTGAGAGAGTTTCTGTGTCTGGATGACCCACCTGGGCCTTTTGATAGTCTGGAGGAGAGCAGA GCGTTCTGTGAGACTCTGGAAGAGAGCAACTATCgtctccagagggagctgctcGAGAAGCAGAAGGAGATCGGCGCCCTGAAGAGGAGGCTAGAGGAGAGGGAACAGGCCATCCGGCTACTGGAAAAGCAAATCAA tggtgagtgtgtgagccCAGAGTCACTGTGTGGTCTGTCAGCTCAGGGCAGTGAGAGCAGTGCAGATGCAGATGTGGagtcctctgctgcagaggctgATCAGGACATGCCTGATGACGcggg CAGTGCTGCTCCAATCTGA